Proteins found in one Planococcus citri chromosome 2, ihPlaCitr1.1, whole genome shotgun sequence genomic segment:
- the LOC135834261 gene encoding uncharacterized protein LOC135834261, with protein sequence MLESVTNEENDLKIKLKQISTVIIETKLLGDRTWFGNEVHNFCEAPHVIAAKESYSRLLIDPQQYFYPVKELLQETSLIYHIRLYGLFNFKLLNLQKSEKETKFQFEARNLTARIVWNYVSDNAPSMKSETLDVQIEAIVLIGNFTENSNELRFFDECTLLLSPNQGNVEEQKTLTENLNKFVMPHVQFSLKSKYWYNVTIIQSQDRADSIQSVKDFQWMTYGFDQELLGDKTDLVMNSLRELILIFRQAFGRNLYEELFSQNQTKETSSRMTNLENSQISFRIFRTGNNMFLYTDDIECQPRKHLQVSSYLFITTT encoded by the exons ATGCTCGAAAGTGTAACAAACGaagaaaatgacttgaaaattaaGCTCAAACAAATTTCCACTGTaataatagaaacaaaattgctTGGAGATCGAACATGGTTTGGCAATgaagttcacaatttttgtgAAGCTCCTCATGTGATTGCTGCCAAAGAAAGTTATTCTCGTTTACTCATCGATCCACAGCAATATTTTTATCCAGTAAAGGAGCTCCTCCAAGAAACGTCTTTAATTTATCACATCAGGTTATACggattattcaatttcaaattactaaATCTGCAAAAGAGCGAGAAAGAgacgaaatttcaattcgaggCGAGGAATTTAACTGCTCGTATTGTCTGGAATTATGTTTCGGATAATGCCCCATCAATGAAATCTGAAACACTGGATGTGCAAATCGAAGCAATTGTATTGATAGGAAACTTTACTGAGAATTCAAACGAACTGCGGTTTTTTGACGAATGTACACTGCTGCTGTCACCAAATCAAGGAAACGTTGAAGAGCAAAAGACGTTGacagaaaatttaaataagttCGTTATGCCTCACGttcaattttcactcaaatcAAAATACTGGTACAATGTCACGATAATTCAATCACAGGACCGGGCAG ATTCTATACAAAGTGTCAAAGACTTCCAATGGATGACCTATGGTTTTGATCAAGAGTTACTTGGAGACAAAACTGACCTTGTAATGAACTCATTACGCGAGTTAATCCTAATTTTCAGACAGGCGTTTGGAAGAAACCTCTATGAAGAATTGTTCTCGCAAAATCAAACAAAGGAAACATCCTCGAGAATGACCAACTTGGAAAACTCGCAAATATCTTTTAGAATTTTCCGAACTGGTAACAACATGTTTTTGTATACTGATGATATTGAATGCCAGCCTCGAAAACATTTACAAGTAAGTAGTTACTTATTCATTACTACTACGTAA
- the LOC135834262 gene encoding uncharacterized protein LOC135834262, protein MNISPAKMKKLTGSLKYPRLENSTQTCQVNFSLEFEFFSIRVEFHDITKNNTHETNSDLKVTEWNEHSCDDIDEEQRRVIRTNTLQAMIDRVEKTLFTNSKLPFQSILEGCEHLLNDFNETARDYHVRFKSGYNPSTISWKAKKSDILIRGLHNFILHMHHFEDTVHYEIEFPHTTIEWEIQSIITQYFAIKSQHITMNGTFNEFTDNAFNIRVKLLKRKLYLQSGPKFIAAPAEEIKNLEAFIAQGIDQELRIDEQRDITANFRNIIRETMYRFGNLFYANKRKDTYVFNIESDDLQNSNEYIKCSFNKSLEVIDALTHKQVTAQINLQYQAGNEAMKEISAFIKMKNFNSMPYNFLLDTKELETEIERNLIVSKKTITILSTHRYERRDRIGIGKAVFGSFFEEMKDRIISVAESIRPIPDTCKDHVDELRRLYSNYQKNHKDYILFLADWIDIVDPFTNRYVKILLNGTGTFKSINMRHSNRFPVFIDLRIENITGSIKQIDALDPDTAVELNFIVKSLSIKSDYESGTISAEVPNSKQFFITSTTPHSNSSSIRTNVIIKKFQESIISFIRPPDESTPRKKSKGNFYYFCITGSHSKIY, encoded by the exons ATGAACATCTCGCCGGCTAAAATGAAGAAACTAACAGGAAGCTTGAAATATCCTCGATTGGAAAATTCAACACAAACATGCCAAGTCAACTTCAgtttggaatttgaatttttcagcattcGAGTGGAATTTCACGATATAACAAAGAATAATACACATGAAACCAACTCAGATTTGAAG GTAACGGAATGGAATGAACATTCATGTGATGACATAGATGAAGAACAACGTCGGGTCATACGCACAAATACGTTGCAAGCAATGATAGATCGGGTTGAAAAAACACTATTCACAaactcaaaattgccatttcaatCGATCCTTGAAGGATGTGAACATTTGCTAAATGATTTCAATGAAACGGCACGAGATTATCATGTGCGTTTCAAATCTGGTTATAATCCTTCAACAATTTCTTGgaaggcaaaaaaaagtgacattttgaTTCGAGGATTacacaattttattttgcaCATGCATCATTTCGAAGACACAGTTCACTATGAAATAGAATTTCCTCATACTACAATAGAATGGGAAATACAGTCGATCATTACACAGTACTTTGCCATCAAGTCACAACACATTACTATGAATGGAACTTTCAATGAGTTCACTGATAATGCAttcaatatacgagtaaaactGCTCAAGAGGAAACTTTATCTACAATCCGGACCCAAATTCATCGCAGCACCAGCAGAAGAAATCAAGAATCTGGAAGCATTCATCGCACAAGGAATTGATCAAGAATTACGAA TTGATGAGCAACGTGATATCACTGCAAACTTCAGGAACATCATTCGTGAAACAATGTACAGATTTGGGAATCTATTCTATGCTAATAAGAGAAAAGACACATATGTTTTCAACATTGAATCAGACgatctccaaaattcaaatgaatACATAAAATGTTCATTTAACAAAAGTCTAGAAGTG ATTGATGCGCTTACTCACAAACAAGTTACAGCGCAAATCAATTTACAGTACCAGGCAGGTAATGAAGCCATGAAAGAAATATCTGcgtttataaaaatgaaaaatttcaattctatgCCCTACAACTTTCTATTAGATACAAAGGAATTAGAAACAGAAATAGAACGTAATTTAATCGTCTCAAAAAAAACAATCACG attttatcaACGCATCGCTATGAAAGAAGGGATCGCATTGGAATTGGTAAAGCTGTTTTCGGATCTTTTTTTGAAGAGATGAAGGACAGAATCATCAGCGTCGCGGAATCAATTCGTCCAATACCTGATACATGCAAGGACCATGTGGACGAACTTCGAAGATTGTACTCAAATTACCAGAAAAATCACAAGGACTACATTTTATTCCTCGCAGACTGGATTGATATTGTGGATCCTTTTACCAATCGATATGTTAAAATATTACTCAACGGAACGGGGACTTTTAAATCCATCAATATGAGGCACAGCAATAGATTTCCTGTCTTCATCGATTTACGAATAGAAAACATCACCGGCAGTATCAAACAAATAGATGCACTTGATCCCGACACAGCTGTAGAGCTAAATTTCATCGTGAAGAGTTTATCAATTAAGAGTGATTACGAGAGTGGAACAATTTCGGCAGAAGTTCCAAATTCAAAGCAATTCTTCATCACTTCAACTACCCCTCACAGCAACTCTTCTTCCATTCGTACAAATGTAATCATAAAAAAGTTTCAGGAATCCATTATATCTTTCATTAGACCACCAGATGAAAGTAcaccgagaaaaaaaagtaaggggaatttttattatttctgcataaccggatcccattcaaaaatatattaa
- the LOC135834263 gene encoding uncharacterized protein LOC135834263 has product MNEDFANQTAAVATWNDSLPQYNINLSPFLKKFAETLKNLQGHLKKQEYRINNQHFKYSNKVPNGMKLLNESSNHSISLNGVKTSTVPIAYEVTCKPPNRTQIAYNVTLQMTGVATIMNNSNFVLANISFLARTCSTIITFENGSNEEFRFDVACENMKVKLKDPSEKIYKYVENEKNDLKNKLKQISIAIMKTKLSEASHSWFNNNDVINFCELPHTVATSEHRDSHRYFYSIKELLSLDRDEDNFLVYQINLYGLLNFKSLKMQYSGEETNFEFQARDLTARIVSKRNQYPTISKRVEKMDVKIDAIVLKGIITTFLSEIIISRESTLRLSPNQGNIEEQKTLTENLNAIVMYSFQESMGTEYKKMGLLNKPKIPS; this is encoded by the exons ATGAATGAAGACTTCGCCAACCAAACAGCGGCGGTAGCCACGTGGAATGACTCACTCCCGCAATACAATATTAATTTgtctccatttttaaaaaagtttgccgaaacattgaaaaatcttcaaggTCACTTGAAGAAACAGGAATACCGAATCAATAACCAAcatttcaaatattcaaataaagTTCCTAATGGAATGAAACTACTAAATGAATCTTCAAATCATTCCATTTCTTTAAATGGTGTCAAAACATCGACTGTTCCAATCGCTTATGAAGTAACATGCAAACCACCTAATCGCACTCAG ATCGCCTATAATGTAACGCTGCAAATGACGGGAGTGGCTACAATAATGAACAATTCTAATTTCGTTCTGGCTAATATTTCCTTTTTAGCGCGCACTTGTAGCACGATTATTACCTTTGAAAATGGTAGTAACGAAGAATTCCGATTCGATGTTGCTTGTGAAAACATGAAA GTTAAATTGAAAGACCCGTCAGAGAAAATCTATAAGTACGTAGAAAATGAGaagaatgacttgaaaaataAGCTCAAACAAATTTCGATTGcaataatgaaaacaaaattgagtgAAGCCTCTCACTCATGGTTTAACAATAATGACGTAATCAACTTCTGCGAACTTCCTCATACTGTAGCCACCAGTGAACACAGAGATTCACATCGATATTTTTACTCGATAAAGGAACTGCTTTCCCTAGATAGAGATGAAGATAATTTCCTAGTTTACCAAATCAACTTATACGGATTactcaatttcaaatcattaaaaatgcagTACTCCGGagaagaaacaaattttgaatttcaggcgAGAGATTTAACTGCTCGTATTGTCTCGAAACGTAATCAATATCCTACTATATcaaaaagggttgaaaaaatGGATGTGAAAATCGATGCAATTGTACTAAAAGGGATAATTACAACATTTCTGAGCGAAATAATTATATCTCGTGAATCTACACTGCGGCTGTCACCAAATCAAGGAAACATTGAAGAACAAAAGACGCTGACTGAAAACTTGAACGCTATAGTGATGTATTCCTTTCAAGAGTCGATGGGAACAGAATATAAAAAAATGGGTTTACTCaataaaccaaaaattccttCATAA